A genomic window from Thermococcus nautili includes:
- the spt4 gene encoding transcription elongation factor subunit Spt4: MAKERACRHCHYITTEDRCPVCGSRDLSDDWFDLVIILDTESKIAKKLRESIPEAAKVPGKYAIRVR; encoded by the coding sequence ATGGCGAAGGAGAGGGCCTGCAGGCACTGCCACTACATAACGACCGAGGACCGCTGTCCCGTCTGCGGGAGCAGGGATTTGAGCGACGACTGGTTCGACCTCGTCATAATCCTCGACACCGAGAGCAAAATTGCCAAGAAGCTCCGCGAGAGCATACCAGAGGCCGCCAAAGTTCCTGGCAAATACGCCATAAGGGTCAGGTGA
- a CDS encoding DUF1102 domain-containing protein, whose product MRKNIALGIFGLLVAFGLVLGAGANFRDYNADRSVHWDIVSDDNELIDLTPIQPYAYINDGGVLVVDISPDNPNYPGYGQGLSPNSEYNFDEVFEVSNDLWEDNMTIVVRITNANTAIQFYGADHDVHDANTSAIVYASDMAKNDVCFTLGPGEAVKVGMDFTVGNSLPGDSESSTIHIQAWRLGTEPADLVGKCGQ is encoded by the coding sequence ATGAGAAAGAATATTGCCCTTGGAATTTTTGGCCTGTTGGTGGCCTTTGGTCTCGTGTTAGGGGCTGGAGCCAACTTCAGGGACTACAACGCTGACAGGAGTGTCCACTGGGACATCGTCAGCGATGATAACGAGCTCATTGATTTAACGCCCATTCAGCCCTACGCGTACATAAACGACGGTGGCGTTCTCGTCGTTGATATAAGCCCGGACAACCCGAACTACCCAGGCTACGGCCAGGGCCTCAGCCCGAACTCGGAGTACAACTTCGATGAGGTCTTTGAGGTAAGCAACGACCTTTGGGAGGACAACATGACCATCGTCGTCAGGATTACCAACGCCAACACCGCAATACAGTTCTACGGCGCCGACCACGACGTTCATGATGCTAACACTAGTGCAATCGTTTACGCCAGCGACATGGCCAAGAACGACGTCTGCTTTACACTAGGTCCTGGAGAGGCCGTTAAGGTTGGTATGGACTTCACCGTTGGGAACTCGCTCCCCGGAGACAGCGAGAGCAGCACCATACACATCCAGGCATGGAGACTCGGCACCGAACCGGCAGACTTAGTTGGAAAGTGCGGGCAGTGA
- a CDS encoding DUF1102 domain-containing protein, which yields MNKLFGLALLMVGMLLAVGAGANFRYYSADRQASFDVVSDDNELIDLTALQPYVTYDAGKLYVDISQYNLNHPTGGGNGMSPNTTYVFEEMFQVSNELWENNNTEYPICVTIKTQHDDVLIFAGTYDSPIAGPAHNINFTVTHGNPIPIGMIFDNTNSTTGSYQFQMSIEAVAGECTGGPQ from the coding sequence ATGAATAAACTATTTGGATTGGCTTTACTGATGGTTGGAATGCTCCTGGCGGTTGGAGCCGGGGCAAACTTCAGGTATTACTCTGCCGACAGGCAGGCGAGCTTTGATGTCGTCTCCGACGACAACGAGCTGATTGATTTGACGGCCCTTCAGCCCTACGTGACCTACGATGCCGGAAAGCTTTACGTCGACATCAGCCAGTACAACCTGAACCACCCAACAGGTGGTGGAAACGGCATGAGCCCGAACACGACCTACGTCTTTGAGGAGATGTTCCAGGTAAGCAACGAGCTCTGGGAAAACAACAACACGGAGTATCCTATATGCGTCACCATCAAGACCCAGCACGATGACGTCTTAATCTTCGCGGGAACCTACGACAGCCCCATAGCGGGACCTGCCCACAACATAAACTTCACCGTGACCCACGGAAACCCCATTCCCATTGGAATGATATTCGACAACACGAACTCGACAACTGGAAGCTACCAGTTCCAGATGAGCATTGAAGCCGTTGCCGGCGAATGCACCGGTGGACCCCAGTGA
- a CDS encoding DUF7344 domain-containing protein: MGTSSVILGNSRRMLMIEYLQKSDGRAELRDMVEYIAENEGNTDRKHRKSVYVSLVQTHIPKLEREGVITFKHGVITLVKVPDDVTVYMETVKKNDISWSSFYIGLSLMFFITALYLNNLHLALASLVYAGVGVIHHRKMKRI, translated from the coding sequence ATGGGAACCTCCTCGGTCATACTCGGAAACAGCAGGAGGATGCTCATGATTGAGTACCTCCAGAAGTCCGACGGGAGGGCCGAGCTGAGGGATATGGTTGAGTACATAGCCGAGAACGAGGGGAACACTGACCGGAAGCACAGAAAGAGCGTTTACGTGAGCCTGGTTCAGACGCATATTCCGAAGCTCGAGCGCGAGGGGGTTATAACCTTCAAGCACGGCGTCATAACCCTCGTGAAGGTGCCCGACGATGTCACAGTTTACATGGAGACCGTCAAGAAGAACGACATAAGCTGGAGCTCCTTCTACATTGGGCTCTCGCTGATGTTCTTCATAACGGCCCTCTACCTGAACAACCTTCACCTCGCCCTCGCATCGCTGGTTTACGCCGGTGTTGGGGTTATCCACCACAGGAAAATGAAGCGCATTTAG
- a CDS encoding glycosyltransferase family 2 protein, whose product MKLAVTIPAYNEEKTIPNVIREIRELKPDDFEGKIDDIKIIVVNDGSKDNTARVAKEAGADIVVSFRRNRGLARAFRQGIETALEIGADIIVNIDADGQYNAKEIPKLVKPILDGKADIVLGSRFKGWIEYMPMQKRIGNKIATWVTRIASGFPTSDAQTGFRAFSRDAAMRLHVLADYTYVQETIIQANHYGLKIVEVPVQFRKRQGDGKSRLISNIFGYAKRAGMIILRSYRDYNPLKVFGIVGAIFIIVGLYFGWRVLSYYYTTGSVGSRLPSAILATLLLIIGVQTVVLGLLADMLKSQRMLLDDVLYRLKKLEYEKKE is encoded by the coding sequence ATGAAGCTTGCAGTCACGATTCCCGCATACAATGAAGAGAAAACAATTCCCAATGTCATCAGAGAAATACGGGAGCTTAAGCCTGATGATTTTGAAGGGAAAATAGATGATATCAAAATAATCGTTGTTAATGATGGCTCCAAAGATAACACCGCAAGAGTCGCCAAAGAAGCTGGAGCAGATATAGTGGTTAGCTTCAGGAGGAACAGAGGGCTAGCGAGGGCATTCAGGCAGGGAATAGAAACCGCCCTTGAAATCGGCGCGGATATAATTGTTAACATCGATGCCGATGGCCAGTACAACGCCAAAGAGATTCCAAAATTAGTGAAACCAATACTTGATGGCAAGGCCGACATAGTCTTAGGCTCAAGGTTTAAAGGATGGATTGAGTACATGCCAATGCAGAAGCGCATTGGAAATAAAATAGCAACGTGGGTAACAAGGATTGCTTCAGGATTTCCGACATCTGATGCGCAAACTGGATTTAGAGCTTTTTCAAGGGATGCTGCGATGAGATTACATGTTTTGGCGGATTATACTTATGTCCAGGAGACTATTATCCAGGCAAATCACTACGGATTAAAGATTGTTGAAGTACCTGTGCAGTTTAGAAAGAGACAGGGAGACGGAAAATCCAGGTTGATTTCAAACATCTTTGGATATGCCAAAAGAGCAGGTATGATAATACTGAGGTCATACAGGGATTACAATCCATTGAAGGTTTTTGGAATTGTAGGGGCCATTTTTATAATCGTCGGATTGTACTTTGGGTGGAGGGTCCTTTCATATTACTACACCACTGGAAGCGTTGGTAGCAGGTTACCTTCCGCGATACTTGCAACTTTGTTGCTTATAATAGGGGTTCAAACGGTAGTTTTGGGATTGTTGGCAGATATGCTTAAGTCCCAGAGGATGCTATTGGATGATGTACTTTACAGATTGAAGAAGTTGGAGTATGAGAAAAAGGAGTAA
- a CDS encoding 30S ribosomal protein S27ae yields the protein MAKGKKKTSQKWKLYEVKGGKVVRKNKFCPRCGPGVFMANHKDRWSCGRCGYTEWKK from the coding sequence ATGGCCAAGGGCAAGAAGAAGACCAGCCAGAAGTGGAAGCTCTACGAGGTTAAGGGTGGAAAGGTCGTCAGGAAGAACAAGTTCTGCCCGCGCTGCGGGCCGGGCGTTTTCATGGCCAACCACAAGGACCGCTGGTCCTGCGGAAGGTGCGGCTACACCGAGTGGAAGAAGTGA
- a CDS encoding GTP-dependent dephospho-CoA kinase, whose protein sequence is MLFRLTEELRRELKEPLGELIKGPIPEPYLRIKDELRGKTVITVGDVVTENVLKLGISPSLALYDLRTKRTDYSPDINAKAVFMTVSNPPGTITKALLDAIRKAFRLVERGRPVHILVSGEEDLGAIPAVLYAPLNSVVLYGQPDEGVVLIKVTPECKRRCAQILAKMEVVRDGD, encoded by the coding sequence ATGCTGTTCCGCCTAACTGAAGAGCTCCGGCGAGAGCTCAAGGAACCGCTGGGAGAGCTGATAAAGGGCCCGATTCCGGAGCCCTACCTTCGGATTAAGGACGAGCTTAGGGGTAAAACCGTAATCACCGTCGGGGACGTCGTTACGGAGAACGTCCTCAAGCTCGGCATTTCCCCTTCCCTTGCCCTCTACGACCTCAGGACGAAGAGGACCGACTATTCTCCCGACATAAACGCGAAGGCCGTCTTCATGACCGTTTCAAATCCCCCCGGGACCATAACGAAAGCTTTATTAGACGCCATCAGAAAGGCCTTCCGCCTCGTCGAGCGGGGCAGGCCGGTTCACATACTCGTCAGCGGTGAGGAGGATTTGGGGGCGATTCCGGCGGTGCTCTACGCCCCTCTCAACTCGGTCGTCCTCTACGGCCAGCCCGACGAGGGGGTAGTGCTTATAAAGGTAACACCCGAATGCAAGCGCAGGTGTGCGCAAATACTTGCCAAGATGGAGGTGGTTCGTGATGGAGATTAA
- a CDS encoding 30S ribosomal protein S24e, with translation MEIKVTEIKENKLLGRKEIYFDIIHEGEPTPSREAVKGKLVAMLDLDPNTTVLQYIRSYFGSHVSKGYAKAYETRERMLYIEPEYILVRDGLIQKEEE, from the coding sequence ATGGAGATTAAGGTGACCGAGATAAAGGAGAACAAGCTCCTCGGGAGAAAGGAGATATACTTCGACATCATCCACGAGGGCGAGCCTACCCCGAGCAGGGAAGCGGTGAAGGGTAAGCTCGTCGCCATGCTCGACCTCGACCCGAACACCACCGTTCTCCAGTACATCAGGAGCTACTTCGGAAGCCACGTCAGCAAGGGCTACGCCAAGGCCTACGAGACGAGGGAGAGGATGCTCTACATAGAGCCTGAGTACATCCTCGTTAGGGACGGCCTCATTCAGAAGGAGGAAGAGTGA
- a CDS encoding signal peptidase I, with the protein MKKILEFTFAFIVIAFLLGSLAGFFLDRPVFLSYVYSDSMTPTINRGDLFLMNPFAKNFEVGDIIVFHRRDGWTVHRVFAVTEEGIITKGDNNVATDQQDGLYPPVNNSDVAGKVVVLFGKPLVLRGGGNLIQSLRARLSNVYAIAVLLIVGAFLTFSGDSKRKKRVKYYRVSIRTLYAVASALIVAGFLFVTVASWGTLAFTYSSTLAGGQREGWYLPGSTFDKNLSVENKALYPFYYFISGDGERAQLLGPTFFRIGGGSSVEVPVHVTVPEDTKIYREEFQVRSYPAILPASLVIFLYSFSPYLPLVAYALLISAVLLAFYHLAGISEGDVLRIRKRRGSILSKVLGDG; encoded by the coding sequence ATGAAAAAAATACTTGAGTTCACCTTTGCTTTCATTGTGATTGCCTTTCTCCTTGGCTCGTTAGCGGGCTTTTTCTTGGACCGCCCCGTGTTTCTCTCGTACGTTTACTCCGATAGCATGACGCCCACCATAAACAGGGGCGACCTCTTCTTGATGAATCCCTTTGCGAAGAACTTTGAGGTTGGCGATATCATAGTTTTCCACAGGCGCGACGGCTGGACGGTTCACAGAGTCTTCGCGGTTACCGAGGAGGGCATTATAACAAAGGGCGACAACAACGTTGCCACCGACCAGCAGGACGGCCTTTATCCGCCCGTAAACAACTCTGACGTGGCAGGAAAGGTGGTCGTTCTCTTCGGCAAACCCCTTGTCCTGAGGGGAGGGGGGAACTTAATCCAGTCCCTGAGGGCAAGGCTCAGCAACGTCTACGCGATAGCGGTCCTCCTTATCGTCGGGGCGTTCCTTACGTTTTCGGGGGACTCCAAAAGGAAGAAGCGAGTTAAGTACTACCGCGTGAGCATTAGAACCCTATACGCGGTTGCATCGGCCCTGATAGTGGCAGGTTTTCTCTTCGTGACGGTAGCCTCGTGGGGAACGCTGGCATTCACTTACTCCTCAACGCTCGCCGGCGGCCAGAGGGAGGGATGGTACCTTCCGGGTTCAACCTTCGATAAGAACCTGAGCGTCGAGAACAAGGCCCTGTACCCGTTCTACTACTTCATCAGCGGCGACGGCGAACGGGCCCAGCTGCTGGGGCCGACTTTTTTCCGCATTGGTGGAGGTTCAAGCGTTGAAGTTCCCGTCCACGTCACCGTTCCAGAGGACACAAAGATTTACAGGGAGGAGTTCCAGGTCAGGTCTTATCCGGCAATCCTTCCCGCTTCACTCGTGATTTTCCTGTACTCCTTCAGCCCGTATCTCCCGCTCGTAGCCTACGCCCTGCTAATCTCGGCAGTGCTCCTGGCCTTCTACCATCTCGCGGGGATTTCGGAGGGGGACGTTCTTAGAATCAGGAAACGGAGGGGAAGTATCCTCTCCAAGGTACTCGGAGATGGTTAG
- a CDS encoding DUF5305 family protein — MKIDKKRALLGGLALSVSLAFIFAIYSGVAYSREPVTTKATYSKAYAQEGHFTAYGLFSNETVYGNGTSLEYYPSKITDVIVGTYEFSSDGARGSYEAVLHVNYYVTSGKKRVYIVNDTKLLAKGTFVNSFEVPVELNFTELNERLQMVREGTGLYRAEREVYVTVKVLANGRESFTQEIRLKRDASGMLYFSGTDKEYQKVVRTVSTTTNSLSFAGSDVGVSTARTVFPAMALLFAIPPAGFIYAKREKKEREPKELKGLKKYTVEGTSPDGKRVELSSPKDLERVFELVDRPIVHYRDGETDVYAITDGETVYEYRAN, encoded by the coding sequence ATGAAGATTGATAAAAAGCGGGCGCTCCTCGGAGGTCTCGCCCTCTCGGTTTCCCTCGCCTTCATCTTTGCCATCTACTCGGGCGTTGCCTACTCGAGGGAGCCGGTAACAACGAAGGCAACCTACTCAAAAGCCTACGCGCAGGAGGGACACTTTACGGCCTATGGGCTGTTCTCGAACGAAACCGTTTACGGTAACGGGACTTCCCTTGAGTACTATCCCTCAAAGATAACCGACGTGATAGTTGGGACATACGAGTTCTCATCGGACGGTGCCAGGGGAAGCTACGAAGCCGTTCTCCACGTCAACTACTACGTCACCTCGGGCAAGAAGAGGGTCTACATCGTCAACGACACGAAGCTCCTCGCCAAGGGCACCTTCGTGAATTCCTTCGAGGTTCCAGTTGAGCTGAACTTTACTGAGCTGAATGAGAGACTCCAGATGGTTCGCGAAGGAACGGGCCTCTACCGTGCCGAGAGGGAAGTTTACGTCACCGTGAAAGTTCTGGCCAACGGGAGGGAGTCCTTCACCCAGGAAATCCGGCTGAAGCGCGACGCATCAGGGATGCTGTACTTCAGCGGAACGGACAAGGAGTACCAGAAGGTCGTGAGGACCGTCAGCACGACCACGAACTCGCTCTCCTTTGCCGGCTCGGACGTCGGGGTTTCGACGGCCAGAACCGTTTTCCCGGCCATGGCACTGCTCTTCGCGATTCCTCCGGCGGGGTTCATCTACGCCAAGCGCGAAAAGAAGGAACGCGAGCCCAAGGAGCTGAAGGGCCTGAAGAAGTACACGGTTGAGGGAACGTCCCCCGACGGGAAGCGCGTTGAGCTGTCCTCCCCAAAGGACCTTGAGAGGGTCTTCGAGCTCGTTGACAGGCCGATAGTGCACTACCGCGACGGCGAAACTGACGTCTATGCGATAACCGACGGTGAAACCGTTTACGAGTACCGGGCGAATTAG
- a CDS encoding helix-turn-helix domain-containing protein, protein MKRDFESEMVEMLRERELTVAFITRFLMERGFDVTRQGVERALRRLAKAGLVETRVGNNGRKHYRLAR, encoded by the coding sequence ATGAAGAGGGATTTTGAGAGTGAAATGGTTGAGATGCTCCGCGAGAGGGAGCTGACCGTTGCATTCATCACCCGTTTTCTTATGGAAAGGGGCTTTGACGTCACGAGGCAGGGGGTCGAGCGGGCCCTCAGACGGTTGGCCAAGGCCGGTCTCGTCGAGACGAGGGTCGGCAACAACGGTAGAAAACACTACAGGTTAGCACGGTGA
- a CDS encoding S8 family peptidase — protein MERRVVVGGLLVLALVLSLFAVPTAAKGSDTVRVVALIDRDDFRGDAVRGIGGKIVYEFKLIDAVVIDIPPNAVGKLAKLEGVKNVEFDAQAQLYRGGPRWLVPEPTQPAQEIPWGIERVKAPDTWSITTGASNGVIEVAILDTGIDWDHPDLKDNIAWGVSTIGGEVSTDPADWYDGNGHGTHVAGTIAALNNDIGVVGVAPNVEIYAIKVLDDRGSGAYTDIAIGIEQALLGPDGILDKDGDGIIVGDPDDDAAEVISMSLGGPSDDEYLHDMIIKAYNYGVVIVAASGNEAADQPSYPAIYPEVIAVGATDSSDAVAYFSNLQPEVSAPGVDVLSTYPDDTYESLSGTSMATPHVSGVVALIQAAYYNKYGKVLPVGTFDDMNTNTVRGILHVTADDLGDPGWDIYYGYGIVRADLAVQAALG, from the coding sequence ATGGAGCGGAGGGTAGTAGTTGGCGGACTGCTCGTCCTGGCACTGGTTCTGTCCCTCTTTGCTGTGCCAACCGCTGCCAAGGGCAGCGACACGGTTAGGGTGGTTGCCCTTATAGACAGGGACGACTTCAGGGGAGATGCAGTAAGGGGCATAGGCGGTAAAATCGTCTACGAGTTCAAGCTGATTGATGCCGTCGTCATTGACATTCCTCCCAACGCGGTTGGAAAGCTCGCCAAGCTTGAGGGAGTTAAGAATGTCGAGTTCGACGCCCAGGCCCAGCTCTACAGGGGAGGGCCGAGGTGGCTCGTTCCAGAGCCCACACAGCCCGCCCAGGAGATTCCCTGGGGAATAGAGCGCGTTAAGGCTCCCGACACATGGAGTATAACCACCGGCGCCAGCAACGGCGTCATCGAGGTTGCCATACTCGACACCGGAATAGACTGGGACCACCCCGACCTCAAGGACAACATCGCCTGGGGCGTCAGCACCATAGGCGGCGAGGTTAGCACCGACCCCGCTGACTGGTACGACGGCAACGGCCACGGAACCCACGTCGCCGGAACCATCGCGGCGCTTAACAACGACATCGGCGTCGTCGGAGTCGCCCCGAACGTTGAAATCTACGCCATAAAGGTTCTTGACGACAGGGGAAGTGGAGCGTACACCGACATAGCGATAGGAATCGAGCAGGCCCTTCTCGGTCCGGACGGAATACTTGACAAGGACGGGGACGGAATAATCGTTGGAGACCCGGATGATGACGCCGCCGAGGTCATAAGCATGTCCCTCGGAGGACCGAGCGACGATGAGTACCTCCACGACATGATAATCAAGGCCTACAACTACGGCGTCGTCATCGTCGCCGCGAGCGGTAACGAGGCCGCCGACCAGCCGAGCTACCCGGCCATCTACCCGGAGGTCATAGCGGTTGGAGCCACCGACTCGAGCGACGCCGTAGCTTACTTCAGCAACCTCCAGCCCGAAGTTAGCGCCCCGGGCGTTGACGTGCTCAGCACCTACCCGGACGACACCTACGAGAGCCTCAGCGGAACCTCAATGGCCACCCCGCACGTCAGCGGTGTCGTTGCGCTCATCCAGGCGGCCTACTACAACAAGTACGGCAAGGTTCTCCCGGTCGGAACCTTCGATGACATGAACACCAACACCGTCAGGGGAATCCTCCACGTTACCGCCGACGACCTCGGAGACCCCGGATGGGACATCTACTACGGCTACGGAATAGTCAGGGCCGACCTGGCAGTCCAGGCGGCTCTTGGCTGA
- a CDS encoding DNA-directed RNA polymerase, producing MYKLLTVKDVVRIPPRMFTMDPKEAAKKVLRETYEGIYDRDEGVILAILDVHDVGQGIIVPGDGATYHEVTFDVLVWKPENQEVVEGEVVEMMPYGAFIRIGPMDGLVHISQLMDDYVVFDEKNRQFIGKETNRVLKLGDFVRARIIGISVKSRIIRENKINMTMRQPGLGKFEWIEKEKRKAKEE from the coding sequence ATGTACAAGCTTTTGACGGTTAAGGACGTCGTCAGGATTCCGCCCAGGATGTTCACGATGGACCCGAAGGAGGCAGCCAAGAAGGTCCTCCGCGAGACCTACGAGGGCATCTACGATAGGGACGAGGGAGTTATCCTGGCAATCCTTGACGTCCACGACGTTGGGCAGGGAATAATCGTCCCGGGCGACGGGGCCACTTACCACGAGGTAACCTTTGACGTCCTCGTCTGGAAGCCCGAGAACCAGGAGGTCGTTGAGGGCGAGGTCGTTGAGATGATGCCCTACGGCGCCTTCATCAGAATCGGCCCGATGGACGGTCTTGTCCACATAAGCCAGCTCATGGACGACTACGTCGTCTTCGACGAGAAGAACAGGCAGTTCATAGGCAAGGAAACCAACCGCGTCCTCAAGCTCGGCGACTTCGTGAGGGCGAGGATAATCGGCATAAGCGTCAAGAGCAGAATCATCAGGGAGAACAAGATTAACATGACCATGCGCCAGCCCGGTCTCGGAAAGTTCGAGTGGATTGAGAAGGAGAAGAGAAAGGCCAAGGAGGAGTGA
- a CDS encoding COG1470 family protein yields MRKFILITTFLLGLLLIVGSSGNFRAYTASRSAEFDVVSGSDSYIAYRCLSEPVPVNASSGVEFTAITVENLMDRPITFHVEGDYSALPDGLSGSVNGSTYTLEPGESAAIGGSFSADDDVDDGTYGVPLTVYAEWDGGSAELKDCSMYAKVEKPTYVLRKAIVGDVYNYTVWNWYSITLQLNFTNNGPEGDFVIKDFIPSQRGALYVPFHPDASSGDADMHFRVGHCGCWGWLIVWHVHVAHGETVTLNIPMSVIFYCPRDYVLNCGAHLCGTDVVSNKITVHVTGGR; encoded by the coding sequence ATGAGAAAATTCATACTTATTACGACTTTCCTCCTCGGGCTGCTCCTGATAGTGGGTTCGAGCGGGAATTTTCGGGCTTACACTGCAAGTAGGAGTGCCGAGTTTGATGTTGTGAGCGGAAGCGATTCCTACATAGCATACCGCTGTCTGTCGGAGCCGGTTCCGGTTAACGCAAGCTCGGGCGTGGAGTTCACGGCCATAACAGTTGAAAACCTGATGGACCGGCCGATAACGTTCCACGTGGAGGGGGACTACTCAGCCCTTCCGGATGGCCTCAGCGGGAGCGTTAACGGTTCAACTTACACCCTTGAGCCGGGCGAATCGGCTGCAATCGGCGGGAGCTTCTCGGCGGATGACGACGTTGATGACGGCACCTACGGAGTTCCCCTGACCGTTTACGCGGAGTGGGATGGGGGAAGCGCCGAGCTCAAGGACTGCTCGATGTACGCTAAGGTTGAGAAGCCAACCTACGTGCTCAGGAAGGCCATAGTTGGGGACGTTTACAACTACACTGTTTGGAACTGGTATTCAATAACCCTGCAACTCAACTTCACCAACAACGGTCCGGAGGGCGACTTCGTCATAAAGGACTTCATTCCCTCGCAAAGGGGCGCGTTGTACGTGCCGTTCCATCCCGACGCGAGTTCTGGCGATGCCGACATGCATTTCCGGGTTGGTCACTGCGGCTGCTGGGGCTGGCTCATAGTGTGGCACGTCCACGTGGCCCATGGGGAGACGGTAACCCTGAACATTCCAATGAGCGTTATCTTCTACTGCCCGCGTGATTACGTCCTCAACTGCGGGGCTCACCTGTGCGGCACCGACGTCGTCTCGAATAAAATCACGGTTCACGTAACTGGAGGTCGTTGA
- a CDS encoding HemK2/MTQ2 family protein methyltransferase, with product MPHYYGLRILLDENVYEPAEDTFLLAETLEVKPGEVALDVGTGTGIIALLMARKAKRVLGVDVNPMAIELARKNALLNGIRNVEFRLSDLFENVSGRFDVITFNAPYLPGEPEEPIDLALVGGKTGREVIDRFIREVPDYLTENGRVYLVQSSITGIEETLNLFREVGLRAEVVAKRHLFFEDIVVIQARR from the coding sequence ATGCCACATTACTACGGTCTCAGAATCCTGCTCGACGAGAACGTCTATGAGCCGGCGGAGGATACGTTTCTCCTCGCCGAGACCCTTGAGGTTAAACCCGGTGAAGTGGCGCTCGACGTTGGAACCGGGACGGGGATTATAGCCCTCCTCATGGCGAGGAAAGCCAAACGCGTCCTCGGCGTTGACGTGAATCCAATGGCTATAGAACTCGCCAGGAAGAACGCCCTGCTGAACGGAATCAGAAACGTCGAGTTCCGCCTGAGCGACCTTTTTGAGAACGTCTCGGGAAGGTTCGACGTGATAACGTTCAACGCCCCCTACCTGCCGGGTGAGCCGGAAGAGCCAATAGACTTGGCCCTCGTCGGTGGGAAAACCGGGAGGGAGGTGATAGACCGGTTCATCCGGGAGGTGCCTGATTATCTGACCGAGAACGGCAGGGTTTACCTCGTCCAGAGCTCGATAACCGGGATTGAAGAAACGCTGAATCTTTTCCGGGAAGTCGGCCTTAGGGCTGAGGTTGTCGCCAAAAGGCACCTCTTCTTTGAGGACATCGTGGTTATTCAGGCCAGGCGGTAG
- a CDS encoding inorganic diphosphatase, with amino-acid sequence MNPFHELEPGPNVPDVVYALIEIPKGSRNKYELDKKTGLLKLDRVLYSPFFYPVDYGIIPQTWYDDGDPFDIMVIMREPVYPLTIIEARPIGIMKMEDSGDKDWKVLAVPVEDPYFKDWKDIDDVPKAFLDEIAHFFQRYKELQGKVTKIEGWGNAEEAKKEILRAIELYKEKFGKE; translated from the coding sequence ATGAACCCGTTCCACGAGCTTGAGCCCGGACCGAACGTTCCGGACGTTGTGTACGCGCTCATAGAGATTCCGAAGGGGAGCAGGAACAAGTACGAGCTCGACAAGAAGACCGGACTCCTCAAGCTTGACCGCGTCCTTTACAGCCCGTTCTTCTACCCGGTGGACTACGGAATAATACCCCAGACCTGGTACGACGACGGCGACCCCTTCGACATAATGGTCATCATGCGCGAGCCCGTTTACCCGCTCACCATCATTGAGGCCAGGCCGATAGGCATAATGAAGATGGAGGACAGCGGAGACAAGGACTGGAAGGTTCTCGCCGTCCCGGTTGAGGACCCGTACTTCAAGGACTGGAAGGACATCGACGACGTTCCCAAGGCCTTCCTCGACGAGATTGCCCACTTCTTCCAGCGCTACAAGGAGCTCCAGGGCAAGGTCACCAAGATTGAGGGCTGGGGCAACGCCGAGGAGGCCAAGAAGGAAATCCTCCGTGCCATAGAGCTCTACAAGGAGAAGTTTGGAAAGGAGTGA